The Mercurialis annua linkage group LG2, ddMerAnnu1.2, whole genome shotgun sequence genome contains a region encoding:
- the LOC126668313 gene encoding uncharacterized protein LOC126668313, protein MHDDTSPGLDGFNLAFYKCYWDIMSVDVVRVCREFFNTGNFCSSLTNIASLLIPKIKTQKQWVISDLSLCHARNRVSALNVDMSKTYDRVIWDFIRAMMLRLGFSAGWVNLVMACVTSVRYTSIRNNYDMEPIALSRGLRQGDPLSPNLFIIFTEGLTSLLVASDRQGSIHDISVYRNALSTSHLFFANNCYPIFFQANLKEMVEVKAILDKYEKLSGHRVNFGKSNLMFGAKVMNVKVVVDQ, encoded by the exons ATGCATGATGATACATCTCCTGGCCTTGATGGGTTTAATCTTGCTTTTTATAAATGCTATTGGGATATTATGAGCGTGGATGTTGTGCGGGTCTGCCGGGAGTTTTTTAACACTGGTAATTTTTGTAGTAGTTTGACAAATATTGCATCTTTGTTAATTCCCAAGATTAAAACCCAAAAACAATGGGTTATCTCAGACCTATCTCTTTGT catGCTAGGAATAGAGTGTCGGCTTTAAATGTTGATATGAGCAAAACTTATGACAGAGTTATATGGGATTTTATTAGAGCAATGATGTTGAGACTCGGCTTTAGTGCAGGATGGGTTAATCTAGTTATGGCTTGTGTGACCTCGGTGAGATATACGAGTATACGGAATAATTATGATATGGAACCGATTGCTCTTAGTAGAGGTTTAAGGCAAGGGGATCCTTTATCACCAaatctatttataatttttacggAAGGCCTAACTAGTCTTCTTGTAGCGAGTGACAGACAAGGAAGTATTCATGACATTTCTGTTTATAGAAATGCTCTGTCCACTAGCCATTTGTTCTTCGCGAATAAttgttatcccatttttttTCAAGCTAATTTGAAGGAGATGGTTGAAGTTAAGGcgattcttgataaatatgagaAACTCTCAGGGCATCGGGTTAATTTTGGTAAATCAAACCTTATGTTTGGTGCGAAGGTGATGAATGTCAAGGTGGTGGTGGACCAATGA
- the LOC126666917 gene encoding uncharacterized protein LOC126666917 encodes MSLFRALTLKHRSTAIYIRTLSSSSSPQSHLKKKSLHHLFREAVGPSPKTGTNPEESETQSHEIKMKLWELEEEIRQLREADDSKVTEPKKMKSLYGLFTGADVQQIERSKQEGPMIFKELSADMKMFVTHLYSEGYFKDANFIGRGHLDFCCFNDSYGRDFIKFAAEKFGKEHQQIAKWLSGSDLKKVALFGCPSLSRKDVFSAKRLRQYFQIPEDDVCNKCVLKHSCKFVNRSVWGASDKNLDLAAVMRIITLYALEPTHPELSVPDDIKASVMRLLNETLKLSQTTS; translated from the exons ATGTCTCTCTTCAGAGCTCTCACTCTCAAGCATCGAAGCACTGCCATCTACATACGAACCCTAAGCTCTTCTTCATCTCCCCAATCCCATCTGAAAAAAAAATCCCTTCACCACTTATTCCGAGAGGCGGTCGGGCCATCTCCGAAAACAGGAACAAACCCAGAAGAATCTGAAACCCAAAGCCATGAAATAAAGATGAAACTATGGGAACTAGAGGAAGAAATACGACAATTAAGGGAAGCAGATGATAGTAAAGTAACAGAGCCgaagaaaatgaagagtttGTATGGTTTGTTTACCGGGGCGGATGTACAGCAAATTGAGAGAAGCAAGCAAGAAGGGCCCATGATTTTTAAGGAGTTGTCTGCTGATATGAAAATGTTTGTGACTCATTTATACAGTGAAGGCTATTTTAAAGATGCCAACTTTATTGGAAGGGGCCATTTGGATTTCTGCTGCTTTAATGATAGTTATGGTAGGGATTTTATCAAGTTTGCTGCTGAGAAGTTTGGCAAAGAGCATCAACAAATTGCCAA ATGGTTGTCAGGAAGTGACCTGAAAAAGGTGGCCCTCTTTGGTTGTCCGTCTCTTTCAAGAAAGGATGTTTTTTCTGCTAAAAGATTGCGCCAATACTTTCAAATCCCAGAGGACGAT GTATGTAACAAATGTGTGTTAAAACATTCATGTAAGTTTGTGAATCGAAGTGTATGGGGAGCGAGTGATAAGAATCTGGATTTGGCTGCTGTCATGAGGATCATCACTTTATATGCTCTGGAGCCAACTCATCCAGAATTGTCGGTGCCGGATGATATAAAGGCTTCTGTCATGCGATTGTTAAATGAAACTCTGAAATTAAGTCAAACTACATCATAA